A genome region from Tenebrio molitor chromosome 4, icTenMoli1.1, whole genome shotgun sequence includes the following:
- the Tom7 gene encoding mitochondrial import receptor subunit TOM7 homolog: MALSDGAKQRLSIVIEVTKTVFHYSFIPTVLYLGFRKGADPGMPEFALSNLLW; encoded by the exons ATGGCACTTTCGGATGGAGCAAAGCAACGGCTGTCGATCGTAATTGAAGTTacgaaaacagtttttcattACAGTTTTATCCCAACAGTTCTCTATTTAG GGTTTCGTAAAGGGGCCGATCCTGGAATGCCGGAATTTGCTTTATCCAA TTTACTGTGGTAA
- the blp gene encoding mitochondrial import inner membrane translocase subunit TIM16 — MARYIAQLIVAGTQVIGRAFARAIKQEYEASQQAAQRLGNAKTRTERMANQKLGLSLEEAKQILNVTNLDKTDVEKRYEALFKANEKSNGGSFYLQSKVVRAKERIDAELNSQKAEESPGKDESGASKT, encoded by the coding sequence ATGGCAAGGTACATAGCACAGCTAATAGTAGCGGGCACGCAAGTTATAGGCCGAGCCTTCGCCAGGGCgataaaacaagaatacgAAGCGTCGCAACAGGCGGCTCAGAGGTTAGGAAATGCCAAAACACGAACGGAACGAATGGCCAACCAAAAACTCGGCTTGTCCTTGGAAGAAGCCAAGCAGATATTAAACGTAACAAATTTAGACAAGACGGACGTCGAAAAACGATACGAGGCACTGTTCAAAGCCAACGAAAAATCGAACGGCGGGTCGTTCTATTTGCAGTCGAAGGTGGTGCGCGCTAAAGAACGAATCGACGCGGAATTGAACAGTCAAAAGGCAGAAGAGAGTCCAGGGAAAGATGAGTCGGGTGCTAGCAAAACTTGA
- the LOC138129935 gene encoding CDGSH iron-sulfur domain-containing protein 3, mitochondrial codes for MIFAIRRANTLKNCGKVLFSSKSTKIPENKLKNVISANHQPENGTVYDKKPFKLPLEAGKRYSWCLCGHSHTQPFCDGTHKNQQLKIKLKPVAFTVDESKDYWLCNCKQTNNRPFCDGTHKLPIVQDATSIVK; via the exons ATGATTTTCGCAATTAGAAGAGCAAATACTCTCAAAAACTGTGGTAAA GTGTTGTTCAGTTCCAAGTCGACAAAAATTCCCGAAAACAAActgaaaaacgtaatttcGGCCAATCACCAACCCGAAAATGGGACCGTTTATGATAAGAAACCCTTCAAATTGCCCCTCGAAGCTG GAAAACGATATTCTTGGTGCTTATGTGGACACAGTCATACCCAGCCCTTTTGCGACGGAACTCACAAAAACCAACAactcaaaataaaactgaa ACCTGTAGCATTCACAGTTGATGAGAGCAAAGACTATTGGTTATGTAACTGCAAACAAACCAACAATCGGCCGTTTTGCGACGGCACTCACAAACTTCCTATTGTGCAGGATGCCACCTCCATTGTTAAATAG